A region from the Riemerella anatipestifer genome encodes:
- the purB gene encoding adenylosuccinate lyase produces MNTYKNPLEERYSSEEMLFNFSHDNKFQNWRKLWIALAEIEKDLGLDISEEQINQMKDKAKDIDYTKAAEYEKRFRHDVMAHVHTYGDVAPLAKPIIHLGATSAFVGDNTDLIQMRDGLLILKKKLVNVIKGLSDFALKYKDLPTLGFTHFQPAQLTTVGKRATLWLQSLILDFEELEFFLDTLRFRGVKGTTGTAASFLELFNGDYEKVKTLDKELSKRFGFDKVFGVSGQTYDRKIDAKVVALLSNIAQSAHKFTNDLRLLQNLKEIEEPFEKDQIGSSAMAYKRNPMRSERIGALAKYVMSLSSSSAMVAATQWFERTLDDSANKRLSIPQAFLAVDAILLIWNNIMNGLVVYENRINKHIMEELPFMATEYIIMEEVKAGGDRQEIHEIIRVHSMEASKKVKMEGKDNDLIERIMNDNSLKLDKSKLAEVLDPKNFIGFAPIQTEEFIKNEVQPILDKYSDMVGLKAELKV; encoded by the coding sequence ATGAATACCTACAAAAACCCTTTAGAAGAACGCTATTCTAGCGAAGAGATGCTTTTTAATTTCTCTCACGACAACAAATTTCAAAATTGGAGAAAACTATGGATTGCTCTAGCCGAAATAGAAAAAGATTTAGGTCTAGACATTTCCGAAGAGCAAATCAACCAAATGAAAGACAAGGCTAAAGATATAGATTATACCAAAGCCGCCGAATACGAAAAGCGCTTCCGCCACGATGTAATGGCTCACGTGCACACCTACGGAGATGTAGCACCACTAGCCAAGCCCATTATCCACTTAGGAGCTACTTCGGCTTTTGTGGGCGACAATACGGATTTAATCCAAATGCGAGACGGACTCCTTATCCTTAAAAAAAAGCTAGTTAATGTAATTAAAGGCTTGTCCGACTTCGCCTTAAAGTACAAAGATTTACCAACTTTAGGCTTCACTCACTTCCAACCCGCACAGCTAACTACCGTGGGCAAAAGAGCCACCCTTTGGTTACAATCTTTAATCCTAGATTTTGAAGAACTAGAGTTCTTCTTAGACACACTTCGTTTCAGAGGAGTAAAGGGTACGACAGGAACTGCGGCTAGCTTCCTAGAACTTTTCAACGGAGATTACGAAAAAGTAAAAACACTTGACAAAGAGCTATCCAAAAGATTCGGGTTTGATAAAGTTTTTGGCGTTTCTGGACAAACCTACGACAGAAAAATAGACGCTAAAGTAGTGGCTTTATTATCCAACATCGCCCAATCGGCTCACAAATTTACTAACGATTTAAGACTGTTACAAAATCTAAAAGAGATTGAAGAACCTTTTGAGAAAGACCAAATCGGTTCATCGGCAATGGCATATAAGAGAAACCCAATGCGTTCGGAGCGAATAGGGGCTTTGGCTAAATATGTAATGTCGCTATCTTCTAGTTCTGCAATGGTGGCTGCAACGCAATGGTTTGAAAGAACCCTAGACGACTCGGCTAACAAAAGACTAAGCATTCCACAAGCCTTCCTTGCGGTAGATGCCATTTTGTTGATTTGGAACAACATTATGAACGGACTGGTAGTTTACGAAAACAGAATCAACAAGCATATTATGGAGGAGCTTCCTTTTATGGCTACCGAGTACATTATTATGGAAGAAGTAAAGGCTGGAGGCGACAGACAGGAAATCCACGAAATCATCAGAGTTCACTCTATGGAAGCGAGCAAAAAGGTGAAAATGGAAGGTAAGGACAACGATTTGATAGAAAGAATAATGAACGATAATAGCTTAAAGCTAGACAAATCAAAACTTGCAGAAGTTTTAGACCCTAAAAACTTTATTGGATTTGCACCTATACAAACCGAAGAATTTATCAAAAATGAAGTTCAGCCAATATTAGATAAATATTCGGATATGGTGGGATTAAAGGCAGAACTGAAAGTCTAA
- the metG gene encoding methionine--tRNA ligase, whose amino-acid sequence MAERKLITAALPYANGPVHIGHLAGVYIPADVYARFQRRTGKEVAFICGSDEHGIPITIRAKKEGVTPQDIVDKYHLIIKKSFEDLGISFDEYSRTTSAKHYETASEFFLKMYENGKFTEEVSEQFYDEQAGEFLADRYIVGTCPKCSNDNAYGDQCEKCGSTLSPTELLNPKSMLSGNSPVLKPTKNWYLPLNDYEGFLNQWIIEGHQHDWKPNVYGQVKSWLNEGLKPRAMTRDLNWGVPVPLPDAEGKVLYVWFDAPIGYISFTKEWAEKNNKDWKDYWQSENSDLVHFIGKDNIVFHCIIFPSMMKAHGDYIMPNNVPAFEFLNLENDKISTSRNWAVWAHEYVADFPGQQDVLRYALLSSAPETKDNNFTWKEFQTKNNSELVGILGNFINRVAVLTHKYYNGRVPKGNTNATELEEINKAATEIKDYLEKFEFRNALSALMNLARFGNQYLQTEEPWKTIKTDEAKTANTLFIGTQIAIALAQLSEPFMPFSSEKLLNMFNTKLCNWSELENQKVLLAEGHQINEPSLLFSKIEDETIEAQIQKLEQTKINNKKTNPNAKPMKDEITFDDFTKIDLRTATILEAEKVEKADKLLKFKVDTGVDIRTVVSGIAESFTPEECVGKQVMILLNLAPRKIRGIESQGMLLLTTKPDGKLSFVTPDEPVDNGVEIG is encoded by the coding sequence ATGGCAGAGAGAAAGTTAATTACCGCAGCATTACCTTATGCTAATGGTCCCGTACATATAGGACACCTTGCTGGCGTATACATACCGGCAGATGTTTACGCTAGATTCCAAAGAAGAACAGGCAAGGAGGTTGCCTTTATATGTGGGTCTGATGAACACGGCATTCCCATTACTATTAGAGCTAAAAAAGAAGGTGTAACACCTCAAGATATTGTAGATAAATACCACTTAATCATAAAGAAATCTTTTGAAGATTTAGGAATTTCTTTTGACGAATATTCCAGAACTACCAGTGCAAAGCACTACGAAACCGCCTCTGAATTTTTCCTTAAAATGTACGAGAACGGAAAGTTTACCGAGGAGGTTTCCGAACAGTTTTATGATGAACAAGCAGGAGAGTTCCTAGCCGATAGATACATCGTGGGGACTTGCCCAAAATGTAGTAATGACAATGCCTATGGCGACCAATGCGAAAAATGTGGCTCTACCCTTTCTCCTACGGAACTTCTCAATCCTAAATCTATGCTTAGTGGGAATAGCCCTGTGCTAAAACCTACTAAAAACTGGTATCTTCCGCTAAACGATTACGAAGGATTTTTGAACCAATGGATTATTGAAGGACACCAGCACGACTGGAAGCCTAATGTGTACGGGCAAGTAAAATCTTGGCTTAACGAAGGCTTAAAACCTCGTGCAATGACTAGAGACCTCAATTGGGGTGTGCCTGTACCATTGCCAGATGCGGAGGGCAAAGTGCTTTATGTTTGGTTTGATGCTCCTATCGGATACATTTCGTTCACAAAAGAATGGGCAGAAAAAAACAATAAAGATTGGAAAGACTATTGGCAGTCAGAAAATTCAGATTTAGTACATTTCATTGGGAAAGATAATATAGTCTTCCATTGTATTATTTTCCCTTCTATGATGAAGGCTCACGGCGATTACATTATGCCAAACAATGTCCCTGCATTTGAGTTTCTTAATCTAGAAAATGATAAAATTTCTACCTCTAGAAACTGGGCAGTGTGGGCTCACGAATATGTGGCAGACTTCCCTGGACAACAAGATGTGCTTCGCTATGCATTATTGTCGTCTGCTCCCGAAACTAAAGATAATAACTTTACTTGGAAGGAATTTCAAACCAAAAACAACTCGGAATTGGTGGGTATTTTAGGAAACTTTATCAACCGAGTAGCCGTGCTTACCCACAAATATTACAACGGACGAGTGCCTAAAGGCAACACCAATGCAACAGAACTAGAGGAAATAAACAAAGCTGCAACAGAAATAAAAGACTATCTAGAGAAATTTGAGTTTAGAAACGCCCTGTCTGCACTTATGAATTTAGCACGTTTTGGAAACCAATATCTACAAACCGAAGAGCCTTGGAAAACCATCAAAACTGATGAAGCCAAAACAGCCAACACCCTGTTTATAGGAACTCAAATTGCAATAGCTTTAGCCCAACTGTCAGAGCCTTTTATGCCGTTCAGTTCGGAGAAGTTGCTTAATATGTTTAATACCAAACTTTGCAACTGGTCTGAATTGGAGAACCAAAAAGTGCTTTTAGCAGAAGGACACCAAATTAACGAGCCAAGTTTACTATTCTCTAAAATAGAAGACGAAACCATAGAAGCTCAAATCCAAAAATTAGAGCAAACCAAAATCAATAATAAAAAAACAAACCCTAACGCCAAGCCAATGAAAGACGAGATTACTTTTGACGATTTCACCAAAATAGACTTAAGAACCGCTACCATACTAGAAGCCGAAAAAGTAGAAAAAGCGGATAAACTCCTCAAATTTAAGGTAGATACTGGGGTGGATATAAGAACTGTAGTTTCTGGTATCGCAGAGAGCTTTACACCTGAAGAATGTGTAGGCAAACAAGTGATGATTTTATTAAATCTAGCACCTAGAAAAATAAGAGGTATCGAAAGCCAAGGTATGCTACTGCTTACCACGAAGCCTGATGGCAAACTTTCTTTTGTTACGCCAGATGAGCCCGTAGATAACGGAGTAGAGATAGGATAA
- a CDS encoding acyl-CoA dehydrogenase family protein produces MNTENLKMIAETAREFAEKNIRPYIMEWDESQTFPVELFRQLGEMGFMGIVIPEEYGGSGLSYHEYVAILDEISQVDPSIGLSVAAHNSLCTNHIYEFGNEEQRKKWLPKLASGQVIGAWGLTEHNTGSDAGGMNTTAVKDGDEWVINGAKNFITHAISGDIAVVMTRTGEKNTSNNATAFVLEKGMPGFSSGKKENKLGMRASETAELIFDNVRVPDSHRLGQVGEGFKQALKILDGGRISIAALSLGIAKGAYKAALKYAKERHQFGQAIANFQAINFMLADMATEIDAAELLIQRAATLKNAKQKMTREGAMAKLYASEACVRISNNALQIFGGYGYTKDFPAEKYYRDSKLCTIGEGTSEIQKLVIGRDIIK; encoded by the coding sequence ATGAATACAGAAAACCTAAAAATGATAGCTGAAACAGCTCGTGAGTTTGCAGAAAAAAATATCCGCCCATACATTATGGAATGGGACGAAAGCCAAACCTTCCCTGTGGAACTCTTCCGCCAATTAGGAGAAATGGGCTTTATGGGTATTGTAATTCCCGAAGAATACGGAGGCTCTGGATTATCTTACCATGAGTATGTGGCTATTTTAGATGAAATTTCTCAAGTAGATCCATCTATAGGACTTTCTGTAGCAGCACACAACTCTTTATGTACTAATCATATCTACGAGTTTGGTAACGAAGAACAAAGAAAAAAATGGCTCCCGAAACTCGCTTCTGGTCAAGTTATTGGAGCTTGGGGACTTACTGAACACAATACAGGTTCTGATGCGGGAGGTATGAATACCACTGCAGTAAAAGACGGCGATGAGTGGGTTATCAATGGAGCTAAAAACTTCATCACTCACGCTATTTCTGGAGATATTGCCGTGGTTATGACAAGAACAGGAGAAAAAAACACCTCTAATAATGCTACTGCTTTTGTTTTAGAGAAAGGTATGCCTGGGTTTAGTTCTGGGAAGAAAGAAAACAAACTAGGTATGAGGGCTTCTGAAACGGCAGAACTTATCTTTGATAATGTTCGTGTTCCAGACTCGCATCGTTTAGGGCAAGTAGGCGAAGGGTTCAAACAAGCTCTTAAAATATTAGATGGCGGGAGAATCTCCATCGCTGCTTTAAGTTTGGGTATCGCTAAAGGAGCTTACAAAGCTGCTCTAAAGTACGCCAAAGAAAGACATCAATTCGGACAGGCAATCGCCAACTTCCAAGCCATCAATTTTATGCTCGCTGATATGGCAACAGAGATAGATGCAGCCGAACTTCTTATACAAAGAGCCGCTACCCTAAAGAATGCTAAACAAAAAATGACGCGTGAGGGTGCTATGGCAAAACTCTACGCTTCGGAAGCGTGTGTAAGGATATCCAACAATGCATTGCAAATATTTGGAGGTTATGGCTATACCAAAGATTTCCCTGCTGAAAAATATTACAGAGATTCTAAACTGTGTACCATTGGCGAGGGGACTTCCGAAATACAAAAGCTAGTTATCGGTAGAGATATTATTAAATAA
- a CDS encoding DEAD/DEAH box helicase, whose translation MNITFADFELPEKILDILADLELFEPTPIQQKSFKPILSGRDIMGIAQTGTGKTLAYLLPVLKNWKYNKSGNPTVLVLVPTRELVVQVAEILEKLCEKLSTRIIGVYGGKNINTQKLLFDNGCDILVGTPGRVMDLAIDNAISLKEVQKLIIDEFDEMLNLGFRPQLTHIFEMMREKRQNILFSATMTDAVDEMLDEYFANPIEISLAKSGTPLEKIQQIAFKVTNFNTKINFLQHLLDKDESMSKVLIFCNNKKHADYLFTKIDEIYPESFDVIHSNKSQNYRLRAMKKFEQEEVRGLITTDVMARGLDISDISHVINFEIPDIPEQYIHRIGRTGRADKDGIALSFITEKEEALFLDIEILMKKEVEVQPMPEEVKINPQKIASEKEEVKMKNPVVIKLNEGGGAFHEKKAKNKKENWGGPSKRKPPKKIGANRAQQKAKTKARKKK comes from the coding sequence ATGAACATTACTTTTGCAGATTTTGAACTTCCCGAAAAAATACTAGATATTTTAGCCGATTTGGAGCTATTTGAACCTACACCTATCCAACAGAAAAGCTTTAAACCAATACTTTCTGGTAGAGATATTATGGGGATAGCCCAAACAGGTACTGGTAAAACCCTAGCCTACCTATTACCTGTACTCAAAAATTGGAAATACAATAAATCTGGAAACCCTACTGTTTTAGTTTTAGTTCCCACTAGAGAACTTGTAGTTCAGGTAGCTGAAATTTTGGAGAAACTATGTGAAAAACTAAGTACAAGAATTATTGGCGTGTATGGTGGAAAAAACATCAACACCCAAAAGCTACTTTTTGATAATGGTTGTGATATTTTGGTAGGAACACCAGGACGAGTGATGGATTTAGCCATAGACAACGCTATTTCTTTAAAAGAAGTCCAAAAACTAATTATTGATGAGTTTGATGAGATGCTTAACTTAGGTTTTCGTCCTCAACTCACACACATCTTCGAAATGATGAGAGAAAAGCGACAAAACATTCTTTTCTCCGCAACAATGACTGATGCTGTTGATGAAATGCTAGATGAATATTTTGCCAATCCGATAGAAATTTCTTTAGCCAAATCAGGGACGCCACTGGAAAAAATACAGCAAATCGCTTTTAAGGTAACTAACTTTAATACTAAAATCAACTTCTTACAGCATCTTCTTGATAAAGATGAATCTATGTCTAAAGTGTTGATATTTTGTAACAATAAAAAACACGCCGACTATCTTTTCACTAAAATAGACGAAATCTACCCCGAAAGTTTTGATGTGATACACTCTAACAAGTCTCAAAACTATCGTCTAAGAGCGATGAAAAAATTTGAACAAGAAGAAGTCAGAGGGCTCATCACCACCGATGTAATGGCTAGAGGGCTAGATATATCAGACATCAGCCACGTGATTAATTTTGAAATCCCAGACATTCCAGAGCAATACATTCACCGTATTGGGCGTACAGGTAGGGCGGATAAAGACGGTATTGCACTTTCTTTCATCACAGAAAAAGAAGAAGCCTTATTTCTTGACATTGAAATCTTGATGAAAAAAGAAGTGGAAGTTCAGCCTATGCCAGAGGAAGTTAAAATCAATCCACAGAAAATAGCTTCGGAAAAAGAGGAAGTCAAAATGAAAAATCCTGTGGTGATAAAGCTTAATGAAGGAGGCGGTGCTTTCCACGAAAAGAAAGCCAAAAACAAGAAAGAAAATTGGGGCGGACCTAGTAAAAGAAAACCACCTAAAAAAATTGGAGCTAATAGAGCTCAACAAAAGGCAAAAACCAAAGCTAGAAAAAAGAAATAA
- a CDS encoding iron-containing alcohol dehydrogenase, which produces MLNFEFKNPTKILFGKGEIEKIAKEIPQNAKVLMLYGGGSIKSNGVYEQVKNALKGFNVLEFGGIPANPEYAVLMEALKVIKSENIDFLLAVGGGSVIDGTKFLAAAAKYEGEPWDILTKTIRPEEDEALSFGSVLTLPATGSEMNSGYVISRRETEQKLGGGGNGLFPKFSVLDPEVIRSIPKNQIANGIADAYTHVLEQYMTFPTAATLQERMAESILVTLQEMAPKVLQEDFDYDSAANYMWCCTMALNGLLRLGVATDWAVHAMGHELTAYFGIDHARTLAIIAPSHYRYNFETKKQKLAQYAERVWNVPSEMNLEERAQKGIEKMKHFFHSIGIKTRLSEYTSQFEGTAEKVEKAFTDRNWLGLGEHRKLTPEDAKNIVKMSY; this is translated from the coding sequence ATGCTTAATTTTGAATTTAAAAATCCTACTAAAATTCTTTTTGGTAAAGGAGAAATAGAAAAAATAGCAAAAGAAATTCCTCAAAATGCTAAAGTGTTGATGCTCTACGGAGGTGGAAGTATCAAGTCTAATGGAGTGTATGAGCAAGTTAAAAATGCGTTGAAAGGCTTTAATGTTTTGGAATTTGGGGGAATACCAGCCAATCCAGAATACGCGGTTTTAATGGAGGCATTGAAAGTTATCAAATCAGAAAATATAGATTTTCTACTGGCAGTAGGTGGTGGTTCCGTTATTGATGGAACTAAATTCTTGGCTGCAGCAGCTAAGTATGAGGGAGAACCTTGGGATATTCTAACTAAAACTATTCGTCCTGAGGAAGACGAAGCCTTAAGTTTTGGTTCAGTGCTTACTTTACCAGCTACAGGCTCCGAAATGAATTCGGGCTATGTAATTTCTAGAAGAGAAACCGAACAAAAACTCGGCGGCGGAGGTAATGGTTTGTTTCCTAAGTTTTCGGTGTTAGACCCAGAAGTGATAAGAAGTATTCCTAAAAATCAAATCGCCAATGGTATAGCAGATGCTTACACGCATGTTTTGGAACAATATATGACTTTCCCTACCGCGGCAACGCTTCAAGAACGAATGGCAGAAAGTATCTTAGTAACGCTTCAGGAGATGGCTCCTAAGGTGCTTCAAGAGGACTTTGATTATGATTCTGCGGCTAACTATATGTGGTGTTGCACGATGGCTCTTAACGGACTGTTGCGTTTAGGCGTAGCTACCGATTGGGCGGTACACGCTATGGGACACGAGCTTACAGCTTATTTCGGTATTGACCATGCGAGAACTTTAGCGATTATAGCACCGTCTCATTACCGTTATAATTTTGAAACTAAGAAGCAAAAATTAGCTCAGTACGCCGAACGCGTTTGGAACGTTCCTTCTGAGATGAATTTAGAGGAAAGAGCACAAAAGGGGATTGAAAAAATGAAGCATTTCTTCCATTCTATAGGGATTAAAACCAGGTTGTCAGAATATACTTCACAGTTTGAAGGTACGGCCGAGAAAGTGGAAAAAGCATTTACAGATAGAAATTGGCTAGGTTTAGGAGAACACCGCAAACTCACGCCCGAAGACGCTAAGAACATCGTGAAGATGAGTTATTAG
- a CDS encoding acyl-CoA dehydrogenase encodes MDFNLTEEQLMIQQAARDFAQNELLPEVIERDKNQKFPAEQVKKMGELGFLGMMVDPKYGGAGMDSVSYVLAMEEIAKVDASAAVIMSVNNSLVCAGLEKYASEEQKQKYLVPLASGEVIGAFALSEPEAGSDATSQKTTAEDKGDYYLLNGTKNWITNGGTATYYIVIAQTHPEKGHKGINAFIVERGWEGFEIGPKEDKMGIRGSDTHSLLFTDVKVPKENRIGEDGFGFKFAMAVLNGGRIGIASQALGIASGAYELALKYAKERKAFGTEIINHQAVAFKLADMATQITAARMLCLKAAAEKDQGKDISESGAMAKLFASKTAMDTTVEAVQIHGGYGYVREYHVERMMRDAKITQIYEGTSEIQKIVISRSIAK; translated from the coding sequence ATGGATTTTAATTTAACGGAAGAACAACTAATGATACAACAGGCAGCTAGAGATTTTGCTCAAAACGAATTGTTGCCAGAAGTTATAGAAAGAGATAAAAATCAAAAATTCCCAGCAGAGCAAGTAAAAAAGATGGGTGAGTTAGGGTTTCTAGGTATGATGGTAGACCCTAAATATGGAGGTGCAGGTATGGACAGTGTATCTTATGTTTTAGCTATGGAGGAGATTGCTAAAGTTGATGCTTCTGCGGCTGTAATTATGTCGGTAAATAATTCTTTAGTTTGTGCAGGATTAGAAAAATATGCAAGTGAGGAGCAAAAGCAAAAATATCTAGTACCATTGGCTAGTGGAGAGGTTATTGGAGCATTTGCACTTTCTGAGCCGGAAGCAGGTTCTGATGCTACTTCTCAAAAAACAACAGCAGAAGACAAAGGAGATTATTATCTTCTAAACGGAACTAAAAATTGGATTACCAACGGTGGTACAGCTACTTACTATATTGTTATTGCTCAGACGCACCCAGAGAAAGGTCACAAAGGTATCAATGCATTTATTGTAGAAAGAGGTTGGGAAGGCTTTGAAATTGGTCCAAAAGAAGACAAAATGGGCATTAGAGGAAGTGATACCCATTCTCTATTATTTACTGATGTAAAAGTGCCTAAAGAAAACAGAATAGGAGAAGATGGTTTTGGGTTTAAATTTGCTATGGCAGTTCTTAATGGTGGTAGGATAGGTATTGCTTCTCAAGCACTAGGGATAGCTAGTGGTGCTTACGAATTAGCTTTAAAATATGCTAAAGAGAGAAAGGCTTTCGGAACAGAGATTATCAATCATCAAGCGGTAGCATTTAAGTTGGCAGATATGGCGACCCAAATCACAGCAGCTAGAATGCTTTGTCTAAAAGCAGCGGCAGAGAAAGACCAAGGGAAAGATATTTCTGAAAGTGGAGCTATGGCGAAACTATTTGCTTCTAAAACAGCTATGGATACCACAGTGGAAGCCGTGCAAATACACGGTGGTTACGGTTATGTGAGAGAGTACCATGTGGAAAGAATGATGAGAGATGCTAAAATCACTCAGATTTATGAAGGAACATCTGAGATACAAAAAATAGTGATTTCTAGAAGTATTGCTAAATAA
- a CDS encoding AMP-dependent synthetase/ligase translates to MSITRLFDFAYKAIENHPKEDMLTTKYNGVWQKTSTLKFINMGNKISRGLLKLGIKPGDKISLISTNNRTEWAVMDLGISQIGAVTVPVYPTISVEDYIYIFNNAEIKYCFVSDEELYQKLLSVQPSVPSLVGIFTFDKVEGAPNWTEILDLGEDEATQIEVEDLKKGIKTDDLASIIYTSGTTGRPKGVMLTHQNIVSNVLTCTPILSEKKPQNTNLKSLSFLPICHIFERMLFYFYINSGISIYFAESIDKMGENIKEVQPHYMTVVPRLIEKVYDKIYDKGVSAGGIKSKIFLWALGVNKAKKEIGKPSGLKEIIADKLVFKKWREGLGGNIVTLISGSAALAPRLNRMFQNAGISILEGYGLTETSPVIAVNTFNKMKVGTVGPVLPNLDVKIQGDGEISVKGPSVTKGYYKDDEKTQEAFTEDGYFKTGDIGHIDDEGFLHITDRKKEMFKTSGGKYIAPQMIENMAKASKFIEQIMVVGEGEKMPCALVQPDFHFAVNWAERHNINIGTTPEEIAKSPQLKARIEKEIEYLNTKLGSWEKIKKIELTPEVWSIDSGLLTPTLKLKRKMIKQRFIELYNNMYGHTEEE, encoded by the coding sequence ATGTCGATAACTAGGTTATTTGATTTCGCTTATAAGGCCATAGAAAATCATCCAAAAGAAGATATGCTAACCACTAAGTACAACGGTGTTTGGCAAAAGACTTCCACACTTAAGTTTATAAACATGGGAAATAAAATTTCTCGTGGACTTCTAAAATTAGGAATAAAACCAGGAGATAAAATTTCCTTAATCTCTACTAATAACCGTACAGAATGGGCAGTGATGGATTTAGGAATTTCTCAAATAGGAGCCGTTACTGTACCTGTATACCCTACTATTTCTGTTGAAGACTACATTTACATCTTTAATAATGCGGAAATAAAATATTGCTTTGTATCTGACGAAGAGCTATATCAAAAATTATTATCCGTACAGCCAAGTGTACCTTCTTTAGTGGGAATATTTACCTTTGACAAAGTAGAAGGAGCTCCTAACTGGACTGAAATATTAGACTTAGGAGAGGACGAAGCTACTCAGATAGAAGTAGAAGATTTAAAAAAGGGAATTAAAACTGATGATTTAGCTTCAATTATCTATACTTCAGGAACTACAGGACGTCCTAAAGGAGTTATGCTTACTCACCAAAACATCGTATCTAATGTACTAACTTGTACACCTATACTTTCAGAGAAAAAACCTCAAAATACAAATTTAAAGAGTCTTAGCTTCCTTCCTATCTGCCATATCTTTGAACGAATGTTATTTTACTTCTACATCAATAGTGGCATATCTATCTACTTTGCGGAAAGTATAGATAAAATGGGTGAAAATATCAAAGAAGTTCAACCTCATTATATGACGGTAGTTCCTAGGCTTATAGAAAAAGTGTACGATAAAATCTACGATAAGGGCGTAAGTGCAGGTGGTATTAAATCTAAAATTTTCTTGTGGGCATTAGGTGTTAACAAAGCTAAAAAAGAGATTGGTAAACCTAGCGGACTCAAAGAAATTATTGCCGATAAACTCGTATTTAAAAAATGGAGAGAAGGCTTGGGAGGAAACATTGTTACTCTTATTTCTGGTTCCGCAGCCTTAGCTCCTAGACTTAACCGAATGTTCCAAAATGCAGGCATCAGTATATTAGAAGGTTATGGGCTTACAGAAACTTCCCCTGTAATTGCAGTAAACACATTCAATAAAATGAAAGTAGGAACTGTGGGTCCTGTACTTCCAAATTTAGATGTTAAAATTCAAGGAGACGGTGAAATATCAGTAAAAGGTCCTTCGGTTACTAAAGGTTACTATAAAGATGATGAGAAAACTCAAGAGGCTTTTACAGAAGATGGCTACTTTAAAACTGGAGATATAGGACATATAGATGATGAAGGGTTTTTACACATTACCGACAGAAAGAAAGAGATGTTTAAAACTTCTGGTGGTAAATACATCGCTCCTCAGATGATAGAAAATATGGCGAAAGCCTCCAAATTCATAGAGCAAATAATGGTTGTAGGTGAAGGTGAAAAAATGCCTTGTGCTTTGGTACAGCCAGACTTTCACTTCGCTGTAAATTGGGCAGAAAGACACAACATCAATATTGGCACAACTCCAGAAGAGATTGCTAAAAGCCCTCAATTAAAAGCTCGTATAGAAAAAGAAATAGAGTATCTAAATACAAAATTAGGAAGCTGGGAGAAAATAAAGAAAATAGAGCTTACACCTGAAGTTTGGTCTATCGACAGCGGACTACTTACCCCTACTCTAAAATTGAAAAGAAAAATGATTAAACAAAGATTTATAGAACTGTATAATAATATGTACGGGCATACAGAGGAAGAATAA